Part of the Molothrus aeneus isolate 106 chromosome 8, BPBGC_Maene_1.0, whole genome shotgun sequence genome is shown below.
tcccctcagtctcctccaggctcaaCAAGCTAAGTGACTTTAGCGATTCCTTGTGTGGTTTCCCCTGGAGACCTTTCACCATCTTTGTAGCCCTCTTTGTAGCCCAGAATGCTCTCCAACAGCTTTATGGCTTATGTTGTGGCACCCAAAAGTGCCCTCAGGGCTCAAGGTGAGGCCATACCATGGTGCAGAGCAGACTGGTAGCAGTTGGTGATGCTGAGCCAGATGCACCCAGGACACAGATGGCCCTCCTGGCTACCAGAGCACATTGTTGAACTGTTTATCTCTCAGTACTTTCCATACCTTAGCATATAAAGTATTTCTGGTCAGTTGCCTTGTATTTAAGAGGTTGGACAACCTTTTAGACAAAACCAGGTGTGCACAGAGAAATATAGATATGTCTCTTGCCCTTGGCATTAGTATTCCACTGTAACTTTGTGATTTCTCCAATTTCTCTTTTCAGGCTGGTGATCCAATCCTCATCTACTTTGATTCATCATCTGTATTGAGCGTGCTTAGACAGCCAATGAAAATGGGAGCCAGTGGACTTTGTGTTGATGGGAATCCTGCTGGTTAGTAAAGGGGGAAGAATATCTTAGGGTGGTTTGCTTCTGTTTTATCTGTTGTCATGTCTTAACTCACGCAGGCTTCCTGGACAGTAAAAGCACAAGCTGTACTCGGATTTTTGCCAACTTGAGCAAGAGCTGCATGACTGACCCTGCCCTAGATGCTGCTTCCTACTACCATGACTTCACTGTGCTAAAGGtgcatttcaaatttcttgCTTTTTGTCAAAATCTGAGTTGTTTGACTTTGCATTGCCTTCCACTGTGACTTCAGATAACTGTAAAACTGAAGGTCATTTGGTATGTCATTCCTGATCTCCCAATTGCTGAGGCCTTCTTGCTGGGAAACTGTGGTAGCCACTCTCTGgcctcagagagcagcaggcacaactttGCCAGGCATAGTCCCAGGGAAGactgtgagaagatcagagaaaagaatgataaacaattcttatcttcacttgctgcacctgttgttgtgaacatgtagaatgtgttatggagatttgtttaccaaacgGTGATTTCTTAATTGGCCAATGGTGATAGTGTTTAGATTCAAGGACCAATTAAGAAAAACTGTATCCGACTGTTGGTAAGGACGATGTGTTTCTTAATaagtatagtataataaagtgatTGATCAGCCTTCTAGAATCATAGAGTCAATGCTAATTATCACCACATCGGGGATGCTGTGCTACAACAGGAAACCTGTAAAAAATGTCATGACTGGTGGTAATCCTTCATTTCAAACTACTTTCCAATAAACTTCCATTGTTAGCAAATTCTTAATGTATTTAGCAGGTACTTCATTGATACTTCATCGTTCTAATGGCCTATCTAAAATTCTCTCGCATTTTAAACAGATTGTTTATCAAAGTATATCTTGTTTATTCCATCAGCTTGATCAACCAAGCAGTACATGTTCTCAGTAAAGAATTAGGGTGTTCTTTTTTACATAAAGTGGTATCTCTAAAATCATACTGATGCCCCCTTATTAATATTAGCTTTATTTATGTCCATATCAATTTCTTTACTATTTATCCTGACAATAAATTCAAAGTAACCAGTTTACTGTTCTGGGTTCATCCCACTCATTTTACTGAAAGCTTATATGAAAATGTCTCCTCTCAGCTTGTagagtttttctggttttccaagAGGAAACAACATTGTAAATAGGAGTACATATTAAGGCTGATGACTCAGTATACCCTTCTACTGGAAATCTAAATCTACTTAACTAGTAGAGAATAATCTATTGATCAGatttaattaatgttttcagGACTTTCTTTGTCACTGTTGCCAAAGTACAGTTTTTCCTTAACTGAAGGCTGAAGTATTTGATTGCAGAAGACGGAGTTTCAGGAATGGATCAGAGATGTGGCACTTAAAAGTACCTGCATTCTGCAGGACATTAACTAGGCCAAGCTTAAATTTGtcttttggtattttaaaatgCCTTCTGTGAACTATGTCTGTGATTTATAAATTGCAAAATGATGACGTTTACACATCTGGAATAAACAAAGTAATTTTGACAATAACTATTCAGGTTCTTTTGTAACAATGTTATGGCTTTAGTCACAAACACAGCAGTTTACTTCACTTTTTATTGGAATTGTAAAacggtttgctttttttccccaggtccCAATTAATGACACCGTTATGCCATCCATGAAGGTCAGTCTCATTTCTGGTTctgaagggaaaatgggaatgtgCTGTGTCCAAGACAAGATTTTTCTTGACAAAAGTAAGACATTATAGAAAAAAAGGACATAATAAGGGTGTATTTTTGAATGAATGGTAGGGCTGAATTCATGGAGGTAGCTTACTTTCCTGGAAAAAGATTGAGGATCTGGAGCAGTGTGATGTGCCCCCCAGATCACAGCAAGGAGGTAAATCTGACTTAGAtggaaaagcagtgaaaaagagTAAAAAGTGCACTCTCCTTTTAAACAGTAACTGATTGTTAATGTGCTTACTGTCTCCAGGTAAATGTCACTGCAGTCTCACCACCTGGAGCTCCCCACATGAAAGACAGTACATGCATCAATGTTGTTTCTGAGGTATGTgaatcttctttccttttcGAGCAGCTTACCACAAGCTTCAAGCCATTGCCCTATTACCTAACTCTGTCTCCTATTATTCTCTACATTGGACTTTCAGGTGATCTATGAGATAGAATATAGTGGCACAAGTGGGATTCAGAGTGTTTCTGTCCAGTTCAAAGTCAGCAACATCTCTGTGAACTCCAGatcctctctgcagcagcacttcaCCATGCACTTCTGGGTTAGTATCCCCATCCTCCCTGGAATTTTACCAAGTTTGTAGTCTAGCTTGTGATTAATTTTTGTACAGAAGATACCTGGAGGGGTTAGAGCAGTTTCACTGTGATATAGTAGTAACAGAGTCCTGGGGTACAGATGATTGAAGAGGGGAGGCATTTCTGGTCTCAAATAAAGCATGCTAGTAGAAGAGTCCAGGCTCAGCACAAGCATGCAGTCTTTCATTGCAAAAATTTCAAGGAGCTGATTATTTTTATATGATGATTTTTGctcttggtttggtttggtggttGTTTaggtgttttctgtttgtttgggggtttttggtggttttttgagggtgggattttgggggctttttttggtttatttggttttgggctttttggcactgttttattttgtttgggttgtttgtttgtttgttttgggggtattgttttggttttttgtttgttttgttgcgGGATTTGACTTTGGTATTTTTGGAGGggggttattttttgttttcatttgtttgtttgttgagGTAGAAGGGAAGATGATAAGTCAGCAGCTTGGCCTTGTGAAGGAAAGGGTTGAAGCTAAGGCTGTATGTGACGTGTTTAGTGTTTGTGAAAGAAGTTACTAAATTTATTCCAGGTACTTAACACTTTtgcctgtgcagcaggaaagaAAGTTACTTTGAGGGGGGTGGAAATCTGGGAAATACTAATGTGTGTTAAGTTCACATAAATCATGTCCCATGATTTATGTAATTCAATGTAAAATTGAATAAGTGATGACCTCAGGGGTTGGTAAGTGTGCAATGCAACTTTGTTGAAGTTATGCCCAGACTGCCATACAACCATTTAGAAGTAAAATGGTCCACTAAGAATCAGGATCAAGGCAGGGTTTGTTCTGCAGTTCTTCTGTAGAATTGCCCTGACTGATCTGTTCACTTCCTCAGAGACAAATGTTGAGCAATAGCAATTCATTGTATTGAGAGCTTTCCTGGTATTACCCACATTTCAGGATACTGACATTTAGTTTTTTACCTCCTGGACTGCAAATTAAATTGGCCAGGTAAGAAAGAGTCCTTGGAAACAAATAGTTTAAGTAGTGTATAATGATCTGGCATTCAAAAAACAgcttacatttacatttttgagAATGCAAATTTGATCTTTGGAGATGAATGGATGTCATTGATGctaattttttcatctttttcctctatttcttctctttgtcGCTTTGTAGACCAGGACTCTTTCTCATATGTTGCCTAGAAGCGGAAACCCTGGCTATATCACTGAAGCACCACTGTTGATTGCAAACAGTGGTGCCAAGCAACATGTATCCTTTTTCTGCTATGAGTTTTTGTTTatcactggggtttttttgattgctGTTACTGCACTGTCTGAACTTTTATAGTGCCCTAAtagggaaaaggaggaatatGGGGTGAGTGGATTGTTAAATGAGATGAGTGTTGTATGTTGTCTGTTTATACTTTTGTTTGGCTTCTTGATATGCAGTCTGTCAGATGAGCATATTAAGGAGTGAAAGTGATGGAAGTTGTTCACAATTCCTCAGGCACACAGTACAGTTTGGAAGGAATATGAGAACAGGCTGCAAAATCAGGTAACAACACACTCTGCAGTCATCCTTTCCAACAGTTGGAAGTTGTGGACTCAGAATGTTTTTCTGTAGTCTCTCATGTATTTCTGTTAAGCCTAGGTCCTTCCCTGAGGTCACCAGTGTTTCTCTACAGATCTTTCACAAACTCCTAAGAGAACATGAATATAGTAAAGATGGTGGACTGCTAGAATAATCTGAACATTGTGAAGGTCTTCTGGGACATTTTGAGGCTCTAGTCTGGCAATACGTCTTGGGCAAGAGTAGAGTTGAGGAGTGAATCTTGAAAGGTGGTTGTCTTGATGATTTAGATTGTTACTTTGACATGGCAAGCGTAGGACCACTGATGCGATAAGATGGCTGAAGAGCTGTCAGTTTTCCTTATCATTGTCCCTGccatgtttttctcctttcttgttGCTGAAAGGATTGAAACTGCATCTGTTTAATGCCAATACTTGTTGACTCATTATAAGAGCAGAAGAAATAATACTTATTGCAAAGAAAGGATGTTGACagtggtttggattttttttttttgtcctggaaATCACTTTCTTAAAGGTGttcttttctcatttccagCCTATCCCCAATATTGGAAGACAGTAACTGTAGTTACATACAGCAGAAGTTATACAAGGCTTTTCAGGGGATGAACAGAACAGAAGACTTTGCTGTAACTGGCAGTGCTCATTCAACCCAGGCAGAAGAGTGGATGACCGTTCTAATTGAGAACTGCAGTGTGGAGGTAATATGAATGCAGACACActaactgtaaatatttttcctttcatatcTTTGTATTGCCTCGGGGAGGTGGGGTTATCAGGACTTCTTTTGTATAATGAACCTATGACTCTCAG
Proteins encoded:
- the ALDH18A1 gene encoding delta-1-pyrroline-5-carboxylate synthase isoform X10; amino-acid sequence: MRGSRAVPPQLLLMASLLALSPAGAAQRSRGSRSVSQVCVEKSLIFRSNTPYSTDIVSDPGGQDPLFCVQLDDSKLNYFQQPQDIQESDFAEFLEKYGRHSFLAPSQVQPSFSAFYRAGDPILIYFDSSSVLSVLRQPMKMGASGLCVDGNPAGFLDSKSTSCTRIFANLSKSCMTDPALDAASYYHDFTVLKVPINDTVMPSMKVNVTAVSPPGAPHMKDSTCINVVSEVIYEIEYSGTSGIQSVSVQFKVSNISVNSRSSLQQHFTMHFWTRTLSHMLPRSGNPGYITEAPLLIANSGAKQHMSILRSESDGSCSQFLRHTVQFGRNMRTGCKISLSPILEDSNCSYIQQKLYKAFQGMNRTEDFAVTGSAHSTQAEEWMTVLIENCSVEAVNCTSCCMVPVTLEIQILWTKVGLLSNPQAQVVGTRHFYQCQPLKFLNMSMVPVTTIVTFTDMTDWPEPPRGQPQKHWKLPFDIFFPFKVAMNVERTYRGDLAGYLLLILIMSSIFCF